From a single Natronorubrum tibetense GA33 genomic region:
- a CDS encoding MaoC family dehydratase — protein sequence MSHEKPAKHNFAAMTDAWTSMAQTLFESATAANRAAMSAMLTPDVSNGADDKTVAASIPSIEHSHLDWQFDRTVDEPAHISVGDTVTFEKVLSEDDVRAFAHVSGDTNRLHLDEGFAAGTRFGERIVHGTLVSGLISAALARLPGLTIYLSQDLEFSGPVGIGDRVSARVEIVEDLGNRQYRLETIIRNESEDATVINGEAVVLIDDMPEE from the coding sequence ATGTCCCACGAGAAGCCTGCGAAACACAACTTCGCTGCCATGACAGACGCGTGGACGTCGATGGCCCAGACTCTCTTCGAAAGTGCGACTGCTGCCAACCGTGCGGCTATGTCCGCTATGTTGACACCCGACGTATCGAACGGTGCCGACGACAAGACCGTCGCCGCCTCGATCCCCTCGATCGAGCACTCCCACCTCGACTGGCAGTTCGACCGAACGGTCGACGAACCAGCCCACATCAGCGTCGGTGACACCGTCACCTTCGAGAAGGTTTTGAGCGAGGACGACGTTCGGGCGTTCGCCCACGTTAGCGGCGACACGAACCGACTCCACCTGGACGAGGGCTTCGCCGCCGGCACGCGGTTTGGCGAACGGATCGTCCACGGGACCCTCGTTTCCGGTCTCATCAGCGCCGCGCTGGCACGACTCCCGGGGCTCACGATCTACCTCTCCCAGGACCTCGAGTTCAGCGGCCCCGTCGGTATCGGCGACCGCGTCTCCGCTCGCGTCGAGATCGTCGAGGACCTCGGGAACAGGCAGTACCGCCTCGAGACGATCATCCGGAACGAGAGCGAGGACGCGACCGTCATCAACGGCGAGGCGGTCGTCCTGATCGACGACATGCCCGAAGAGTAG
- a CDS encoding AbrB/MazE/SpoVT family DNA-binding domain-containing protein yields the protein MTDDSDRSLWFPPAMFSEQMQEAGEQVAESQQEMMKKMMQASGSNPFDTGSSFGPMNMGTATFKARVQSGGRISIPGPEREALDIEEGDIVQTIVVPVKRNREDQS from the coding sequence ATGACGGACGACTCCGACCGATCGCTCTGGTTCCCGCCTGCGATGTTTTCCGAACAGATGCAGGAGGCAGGCGAGCAGGTTGCCGAATCCCAGCAGGAGATGATGAAGAAGATGATGCAGGCCAGCGGCTCGAACCCGTTCGACACCGGTTCCAGCTTCGGCCCGATGAACATGGGAACGGCGACGTTCAAAGCTCGCGTCCAGAGCGGCGGTCGGATCAGCATTCCCGGCCCGGAACGGGAAGCCCTCGACATCGAAGAGGGCGATATCGTCCAAACGATCGTCGTACCCGTCAAGCGAAACCGAGAAGATCAATCATGA
- a CDS encoding ABC transporter ATP-binding protein has product MTEPGTEHTDDAGAVETAAADDLAVHLDGITKRFPGVVANDDVDLRVERGSVHALLGENGAGKTTLMNVLYGLYEPNEGRVVVDGTERAFDSPRDAIDAGIGMIHQHFMLVDTMTVAENIALGNEPRKWFGMAVDRERIEREIRDLCDRYGFDVDPTATIADCSVGVQQRVEILKALYRGADVLILDEPTAVLTPQEVEGLYDVLEELTAQGKTIIFITHKLGEATHAADAITILRDGESVGTVDPNRTTREELAEYMVGREVLLEAETEPNEVGETILSVDELSVEDARDVEVVSGIDLEVRAGEILGIAGVDGNGQAELIEAITGLRAPERGSVVFDDADVTGWSRRDRIDAGMSYIPEDRHERGLVMPFDLVENGVLGSQRSEEFSESGRIDWQQVRDHSEEIIETYDVRPPDAEADAESLSGGNQQKFIVGREFERDPRLVVATHPTRGVDIGSTEFIHERLLELRRAGIAILLVSSNLDEVRSLSDRLAVIYEGSFMDVTDPDDLTEEGLGLLMAGERPESRAASDSAGGMSPTTDADSGGDA; this is encoded by the coding sequence ATGACCGAGCCGGGAACGGAACACACCGACGACGCGGGCGCGGTCGAGACAGCGGCTGCGGACGATCTCGCGGTGCATCTCGACGGAATCACCAAACGGTTTCCGGGCGTCGTCGCGAACGACGACGTCGACCTGCGGGTGGAGCGAGGATCCGTCCACGCCCTGCTGGGGGAAAACGGGGCCGGAAAGACGACGCTGATGAACGTCCTCTACGGACTCTACGAGCCGAACGAGGGGCGAGTCGTCGTCGACGGCACCGAACGGGCGTTTGACTCGCCGCGCGACGCCATCGACGCGGGGATCGGCATGATCCACCAGCACTTCATGCTGGTCGACACGATGACCGTCGCGGAGAACATCGCGCTCGGCAACGAGCCGCGAAAGTGGTTCGGGATGGCGGTCGACCGCGAGCGTATCGAGCGCGAGATCCGGGATCTCTGCGATCGCTACGGGTTCGACGTCGATCCGACGGCGACGATCGCCGACTGTAGCGTCGGCGTCCAGCAGCGCGTCGAGATCCTCAAAGCGCTCTACCGGGGCGCCGACGTCCTCATCCTCGACGAGCCAACGGCCGTTCTCACGCCCCAGGAGGTCGAGGGGCTCTACGACGTGCTCGAGGAGCTGACGGCCCAGGGGAAGACCATTATTTTCATCACGCACAAACTCGGCGAGGCGACCCACGCCGCGGACGCGATCACCATCCTCCGGGACGGGGAGTCCGTCGGCACGGTCGATCCGAACCGGACGACGCGGGAGGAGTTGGCCGAGTACATGGTCGGTCGAGAGGTCCTCCTCGAGGCCGAAACCGAGCCGAACGAGGTCGGCGAGACGATCCTCTCCGTCGACGAGCTGTCCGTCGAAGACGCGCGCGACGTTGAGGTCGTTTCGGGCATCGATCTCGAGGTTCGGGCCGGCGAGATCCTCGGCATCGCCGGTGTCGACGGCAACGGTCAGGCCGAACTGATCGAAGCGATTACGGGGCTTCGAGCGCCCGAACGCGGATCGGTCGTCTTCGACGACGCGGACGTGACCGGCTGGTCGCGCCGCGACCGAATCGACGCCGGCATGTCGTACATCCCGGAGGATCGCCACGAGCGCGGTCTCGTGATGCCGTTCGATCTCGTCGAAAACGGCGTTCTCGGGAGCCAGCGCTCCGAGGAGTTCTCCGAATCCGGACGCATCGACTGGCAGCAGGTTCGGGACCACTCAGAGGAGATCATCGAGACCTACGACGTTCGCCCGCCCGACGCGGAGGCGGACGCCGAATCACTCTCGGGGGGCAACCAGCAGAAGTTCATCGTGGGGCGCGAGTTCGAACGCGATCCGCGGCTGGTCGTCGCGACTCACCCGACGCGCGGCGTCGACATCGGGTCGACCGAGTTCATCCACGAACGGCTGCTCGAACTCCGGCGCGCGGGTATCGCCATCCTGCTCGTCTCGTCGAATCTGGACGAGGTACGGAGCCTCTCCGACCGGCTGGCGGTCATCTACGAGGGGTCGTTCATGGACGTCACTGATCCCGACGATCTCACCGAGGAAGGACTCGGCTTGCTCATGGCCGGCGAACGGCCGGAGTCACGAGCCGCGTCCGACTCTGCCGGCGGAATGTCACCGACCACCGACGCCGACTCCGGAGGTGACGCATGA
- a CDS encoding BMP family lipoprotein: protein MAQNRRRFLTGAGVAGLTTIAGCVGGFGEDADTEFNVGMIYASGGLGDNSFNDMAQSGIDDAVDDFDVSYDQAEPDDEGEFDGHQRDFAEGGEYDLISCVGFAQEDALAENAPEYPEQNFMIIDTAGIEEDNVRNYVFDEPGGSFQVGHLAGLLTAEEFSAGDGETNPDEDVVGFVGGVESPLIESFEAGFTAGVEYANDDAEVISSYVGDFNDTSGGQEAALSMYQDHGADIVFHAAGATGVGVFQAAESEGRFAIGVDSDQSLEEEDYADVILASMVKRVDEAVYTAVESVVNDEFEGGETEELGLEDGGVEAVYGDTIGDEIPDEITDQVDQSRQELIDGEIEVPDDPDDV from the coding sequence ATGGCGCAGAATCGACGGCGGTTCCTTACTGGAGCAGGTGTCGCAGGACTAACAACGATAGCTGGCTGTGTCGGCGGCTTCGGCGAAGACGCCGATACGGAGTTCAACGTCGGCATGATCTACGCGAGCGGTGGACTCGGCGATAACTCGTTCAACGATATGGCGCAGTCGGGCATCGACGACGCGGTGGACGACTTCGACGTCAGTTACGACCAGGCCGAACCTGACGACGAGGGCGAGTTCGACGGCCATCAGCGCGACTTCGCCGAGGGCGGCGAGTACGATCTAATCTCCTGTGTCGGCTTCGCACAGGAGGACGCGCTCGCGGAGAACGCACCCGAGTACCCCGAACAGAACTTTATGATCATCGACACCGCGGGTATCGAGGAAGACAACGTCCGAAACTACGTCTTCGACGAGCCGGGCGGCTCGTTCCAGGTCGGCCACCTGGCGGGACTGTTGACCGCCGAGGAGTTCTCGGCCGGCGACGGCGAGACGAACCCGGACGAGGACGTCGTCGGCTTCGTCGGCGGCGTCGAGTCGCCCCTGATCGAGTCGTTCGAGGCCGGTTTCACTGCCGGCGTCGAGTACGCGAACGACGACGCCGAGGTCATCTCGTCGTACGTCGGCGACTTCAACGACACGAGCGGCGGTCAAGAGGCCGCACTCTCGATGTATCAGGACCACGGCGCCGACATCGTCTTCCATGCCGCTGGTGCGACCGGCGTCGGCGTCTTCCAGGCCGCCGAATCCGAAGGCCGATTTGCGATCGGCGTCGACTCCGATCAGTCGCTCGAGGAGGAAGACTACGCCGACGTGATCCTCGCGAGCATGGTCAAACGTGTCGACGAGGCCGTCTACACCGCAGTCGAGTCGGTCGTCAACGACGAGTTCGAGGGCGGCGAAACCGAGGAGCTCGGACTCGAGGACGGCGGCGTTGAGGCCGTCTACGGCGACACGATCGGCGACGAGATCCCCGACGAGATCACGGATCAGGTCGACCAATCCAGACAGGAACTCATCGACGGCGAGATCGAGGTTCCGGACGATCCCGACGACGTCTGA
- a CDS encoding phosphohexomutase domain-containing protein, which yields MTLFGTAGIRGPVEEVTPALALAVGQAAGDPDTTFVVGRDGRETGPALAAAVEAGLESAGSDVYRIGEVPTPTLAFASRGRKGVMLTASHNPPQDNGIKLFANGVEFDRNAERAVEDRVEGDDGLESARWDRWGESATLEVLDAYRDAVVAYVREQFSSSSDGPADDAPLEGLEIAVDCGNGVGSLATPHVLGRLGADVVALNANVDGHFIARESKPTPETLSDFSAFLETGSFDLGLAHDGDADRLVVLGPDGEVIHEDTVLALVAAHYTAASDADDPVVVTTPNASARIDEQVRNAGGRVERVRLGALHEGIARERRAAADDNETAVVFAAEPWKHIHTAFGGWIDGVASAAVVSALVAAAGDTETLRAPVTERPYRKVSVDCPDDAKADAMAALETDLSDAFPAATVDTSYGVRLEFEDASWILVRPSGTEPYVRIYAESDTVDNLVADARDVVETAIAASR from the coding sequence ATGACGCTCTTCGGGACTGCAGGGATCCGCGGCCCGGTCGAGGAGGTAACGCCAGCGCTCGCGCTCGCGGTCGGTCAGGCCGCCGGCGATCCCGACACGACGTTCGTCGTCGGCCGAGACGGTCGAGAAACGGGGCCAGCACTCGCCGCCGCGGTCGAAGCCGGCCTCGAGAGCGCCGGCTCGGACGTGTATCGAATCGGCGAAGTACCGACGCCGACGCTGGCGTTCGCCTCGCGCGGCCGCAAGGGCGTGATGCTCACCGCGAGCCACAACCCGCCCCAGGATAACGGCATCAAACTCTTCGCGAACGGCGTCGAGTTCGACCGCAACGCCGAACGCGCCGTCGAGGATCGGGTCGAGGGTGACGACGGGCTCGAGTCCGCCCGTTGGGATCGATGGGGCGAGTCGGCGACGCTCGAGGTCCTCGACGCGTATCGGGACGCCGTCGTCGCCTACGTACGCGAGCAGTTCTCGTCGTCGAGCGACGGTCCGGCCGACGACGCGCCGCTCGAGGGCCTCGAGATCGCCGTCGACTGCGGCAACGGGGTAGGATCGCTCGCGACACCACACGTCCTCGGACGACTCGGCGCCGATGTCGTCGCGCTCAACGCGAACGTCGACGGTCACTTTATCGCCCGCGAGAGCAAACCGACGCCGGAAACGTTGTCGGACTTTTCGGCCTTTTTGGAGACGGGATCGTTCGATCTCGGGCTGGCCCACGACGGTGACGCCGATCGACTGGTCGTGCTCGGCCCCGACGGCGAGGTTATCCACGAGGATACCGTGCTCGCCCTCGTCGCGGCCCACTACACGGCGGCGAGTGACGCCGACGACCCCGTTGTCGTGACGACGCCCAACGCATCGGCCCGTATCGACGAACAGGTCCGAAACGCAGGCGGACGCGTCGAACGGGTCCGTCTCGGCGCGCTTCACGAAGGCATCGCTCGAGAGCGCCGCGCGGCGGCGGACGACAACGAGACCGCCGTCGTCTTCGCCGCGGAGCCGTGGAAACACATCCACACGGCCTTCGGCGGCTGGATCGACGGCGTCGCGAGCGCCGCCGTTGTCAGCGCTCTCGTCGCCGCGGCCGGCGATACGGAGACGCTCCGCGCTCCCGTCACCGAACGACCCTACCGAAAGGTCAGCGTCGACTGCCCGGACGACGCCAAGGCCGACGCGATGGCCGCCCTCGAGACCGACCTTTCCGATGCATTCCCGGCGGCAACGGTCGACACGAGCTACGGCGTTCGTCTCGAGTTCGAGGACGCCTCGTGGATCCTCGTCCGCCCGAGCGGGACCGAGCCCTACGTGCGGATCTACGCCGAGAGCGACACCGTCGACAACCTGGTCGCGGACGCTCGCGACGTCGTCGAGACTGCGATCGCCGCCTCCCGGTGA